The Plasmodium knowlesi strain H genome assembly, chromosome: 14 genome has a segment encoding these proteins:
- a CDS encoding KIR protein yields the protein MSEVDECWNGWSVKSRYKELEDAGTNGGSCHGCYASRKSELQAAMQPYKLFENVVQKMMNAWCYVNKKTGSERSKYCDLFYYWLGNLILKTPNNDISVLKVAMETIYDKLQQWKKMDECMKWPKVKREEFYNLKRLHDFVQDFTNLDTKIGTTDETCLKEYKNYLEEVSPTYISTQSTCQGRWKQNDPYCTAWKEMWNTQGSLQGEKLNELSSKVRSKLQGSVTGETISQEQTELSNSAKGDTGPEVREDSNSSQMGAESAASGTAVRGPGGQGEFPSRAGPGLEDEYSDHGNTVSSLNGTTSPENNNTSTTIPTTPIISSVIPLVGLPTIAFLLYKYTSIFSPKNNSTNRGRRFDQQNLNTFMDSSTENSALQSTLDPTLYSTYDSTRSSSYNSTYDSTNFSGGNITDSATEHSGEYSTTVSGPESTYEYRDGNSTIYNRQPRKVRTNKNTQRRKNIGYHRM from the exons aTGTCAGAAGTG GATGAATGCTGGAATGGATGGAGTGTAAAATCCCGATATAAAGAACTTGAGGATGCAGGGACGAACGGGGGCAGTTGCCATGGTTGCTATGCCTCTAGGAAAAGCGAATTACAGGCTGCAATGCAACCATATAAGTTATTCGAGAATGTAGTTcagaaaatgatgaatgCCTGGTGTTATGTAAATAAGAAGACCGGAAGTGAAAGATCTAAGTATTGTGACCTCTTTTATTATTGGCTCGGGAATTTAATTCTTAAGACACCGAATAATGATATATCCGTTCTGAAAGTTGCTATGGAGACAATTTACGATAAACTGCagcaatggaaaaaaatggacgaatGCATGAAGTGGCCAAAGgtgaaaagagaagaattcTATAACTTGAAGAGGCTGCACGACTTTGTACAGGATTTTACAAATCTGGACACAAAAATAGGTACGACGGATGAAACATGCTTGAAGGAGTACAAAAATTACCTGGAGGAAGTTTCTCCTACCTATATCAGTACGCAGAGTACATGTCAAGGTAGATGGAAGCAGAATGATCCATACTGTACCGCATGGAAGGAAATGTGGAATACTCAAGGGAGTTTACAAGGGGAGAAATTGAATGAACTCTCATCAAAAGTAAGGAGCAAATTACAGGGATCAGTAACTGGGGAGACCATTTCGCAGGAACAAACAGAATTGTCCAATTCTGCCAAAg GTGATACAGGTCCGGAAGTGCGGGAGGATTCGAATAGTTCCCAAATGGGTGCAGAGTCAGCTGCATCAGGAACAGCAGTAAGAGGGCCAGGGGGACAGGGGGAATTTCCATCCAGGGCTGGTCCTGGTCTTGAGGACGAATATAGTGATCACGGAAATACAGTATCTTCCCTTAATGGTACCACTTCCCCAGAAAACAACAACACCAGTACCACCATTCCTACCACGCCCATTATATCCTCAGTAATTCCTCTTGTAGGACTACCTACAATcgcattccttctttacaaG TACACTTCCATATTCTCCCCTAAAAATAACTCCACTAACAGGGGGAGAAGGTTTGACcaacaaaatttaaataCATTTATGGATAGTTCGACAGAGAACTCAGCATTACAGTCAACATTAGACCCAACATTATACTCAACATACGACTCAACACGGAGTTCGTCCTACAACTCGACATACGATTCAACGAATTTTTCGGGGGGCAACATAACGGACAGTGCAACAGAGCATTCAGGAGAATACTCAACAACTGTTTCAGGACCTGAATCAACGTACGAGTACAGAGATGGGAATTCTACTATATATAACAGACAACCCAGAAAAGTAAGAACAAATAAGAATACGcagcgaagaaaaaatataggttATCATCGTATGTAA